A region of Crenobacter cavernae DNA encodes the following proteins:
- a CDS encoding recombination-associated protein RdgC, with amino-acid sequence MWFKQLSFYRIEGDAIADAQTLAEALAKRPFHPCGGLDWSSVGWISPAPGTGEFIFSARDAWLVALKREEKVLPGAVVRDFVDARVTEIEDKELRKVGRKEKQALKEQVTDDLLPRAFTKTGRTTAYFDNARGWLMVDTGTASRAETLISEIREGIAGFPARLPNTELSPSTAMTSWLADGVVGNGFELDSECELKAPGENGAVVRVTRMDLTSDEIRQHIANGKQVTRLGLTWNEKISFVLTDSLQLKRIQFLDVLQEEASQAGDDMAALFEATFILMSAELGELVDALVEQLGGLAPT; translated from the coding sequence ATGTGGTTTAAGCAACTATCTTTTTATCGCATCGAAGGGGATGCCATCGCCGACGCGCAAACGTTGGCCGAGGCATTGGCTAAACGACCGTTCCATCCTTGCGGGGGTCTCGACTGGTCGAGCGTCGGCTGGATATCGCCTGCGCCGGGCACCGGCGAGTTCATATTCTCGGCACGCGATGCCTGGCTCGTCGCGCTGAAACGCGAGGAAAAAGTGTTGCCGGGCGCGGTGGTCCGCGACTTCGTCGACGCCCGCGTGACCGAGATCGAAGACAAGGAACTGCGCAAGGTCGGCCGCAAGGAAAAACAGGCGCTGAAGGAGCAGGTCACCGACGACCTGTTACCGCGCGCCTTCACCAAGACCGGCCGCACCACCGCCTACTTCGACAATGCGCGCGGCTGGCTGATGGTCGATACCGGCACCGCGAGCCGCGCCGAGACGCTGATCTCGGAAATCCGCGAGGGCATCGCCGGCTTCCCGGCACGGCTGCCGAACACCGAGCTGTCGCCGTCGACCGCGATGACGAGCTGGCTCGCCGACGGCGTGGTCGGCAACGGCTTCGAGCTCGACAGCGAGTGCGAGCTGAAGGCACCGGGCGAGAACGGCGCGGTGGTGCGCGTGACGCGCATGGATTTGACCAGCGACGAGATCCGCCAGCATATCGCCAACGGCAAGCAGGTGACGCGCCTCGGGCTGACGTGGAACGAGAAGATCAGCTTCGTGCTGACCGACTCGCTGCAACTGAAGCGCATCCAGTTCCTCGACGTCTTGCAGGAAGAAGCGAGCCAGGCCGGCGACGACATGGCGGCGCTGTTCGAGGCGACCTTCATCCTGATGAGCGCCGAACTGGGCGAGCTGGTCGACGCGCTCGTCGAGCAGCTCGGCGGCCTGGCGCCCACGTAA
- a CDS encoding YchJ family protein, which produces MKKLVATSCPCGSGRAYATCCGVYHQGAAAPTAEALMRSRYSAYALGLEAYLLASWHPDTRPERFDLAEDAGRLKWIGLEIKATGQGREADGVGTVEFVARYKVGGRAERMSETSRFERVAGRWVYRDGDVNDE; this is translated from the coding sequence GTGAAGAAGCTTGTAGCAACGTCCTGCCCGTGCGGAAGCGGTCGTGCCTACGCGACCTGTTGCGGCGTTTACCATCAGGGCGCGGCGGCGCCGACCGCCGAGGCGCTGATGCGCTCGCGCTATAGCGCCTACGCGCTCGGGCTGGAAGCGTATCTCTTGGCGAGCTGGCACCCGGACACGCGTCCCGAACGCTTCGATCTGGCCGAAGACGCCGGTCGGCTCAAGTGGATCGGTCTCGAGATCAAGGCCACCGGACAGGGACGGGAGGCCGACGGGGTTGGTACCGTCGAATTCGTCGCGCGCTACAAGGTCGGCGGCCGCGCAGAGCGGATGAGCGAAACCAGCCGCTTCGAGCGCGTCGCCGGGCGCTGGGTCTACCGCGACGGCGACGTCAACGACGAGTGA
- a CDS encoding site-specific integrase, giving the protein MATINHRGPHQYQVTIRRKGFPTQTKTFETKREAQAWANTIESEMARGVFVDRSEAERTTLGEALQRYAREVTPRKKSAAKELSTLRKWLAHPLAARTLASLRSVDFATYRDARLKEVGANTVRLELALISHLFTTLRGEWSIPIDNPITSIRKPELPPGRDRRLVGDEEARLLAAASDSMTPSLLLAIQLAIETGMRAGEIVQLTWWQIDLAAKVIRLPKTKNGAARVVPLSKKAERLLRALPCSLGRGTRLMTFHDSNGLSAAFRRDCARAGIEGLCFHDLRHEAASRIAPKMEVATLAKVIGWKTLQMAMRYYNPTDAELVHAVRKTRAG; this is encoded by the coding sequence ATGGCAACCATCAATCATCGCGGTCCGCATCAGTATCAAGTCACCATCCGTCGCAAAGGGTTTCCTACGCAAACCAAGACGTTCGAAACCAAGCGGGAGGCGCAAGCTTGGGCGAATACCATCGAGTCGGAGATGGCTCGAGGTGTCTTTGTTGACCGTTCAGAAGCAGAGCGCACCACGTTGGGGGAGGCGCTTCAGCGCTACGCCCGGGAGGTAACCCCTCGAAAGAAGAGTGCGGCAAAGGAGCTCAGCACCCTTCGCAAATGGCTTGCCCATCCCCTGGCGGCCAGAACCTTGGCTTCGCTCCGGAGTGTGGACTTTGCTACTTATCGCGATGCTAGACTGAAAGAAGTAGGCGCGAACACGGTGCGTCTTGAGCTGGCGCTCATATCGCATTTGTTCACGACGCTGCGCGGCGAGTGGAGTATCCCCATTGATAACCCTATTACGTCTATTCGCAAACCGGAGCTGCCGCCAGGACGAGACCGCCGCCTGGTCGGCGATGAGGAGGCACGCCTGCTTGCCGCAGCGAGCGATAGCATGACTCCGTCGCTCTTGCTCGCAATCCAACTCGCCATTGAAACCGGGATGCGCGCTGGGGAAATTGTGCAGCTCACATGGTGGCAAATTGACCTGGCCGCCAAAGTCATCAGATTGCCCAAGACCAAGAACGGTGCAGCACGAGTCGTGCCCCTGTCCAAGAAGGCTGAGAGGTTGCTACGCGCTCTTCCATGTTCGCTGGGCCGCGGTACGCGGCTCATGACGTTTCATGACTCGAACGGTCTGTCTGCAGCCTTTCGGCGGGATTGCGCGCGAGCGGGCATAGAAGGGTTGTGTTTCCACGATTTGCGGCATGAAGCGGCCTCCAGAATAGCCCCGAAGATGGAAGTCGCAACGCTGGCAAAAGTCATTGGGTGGAAGACTTTGCAGATGGCGATGCGCTACTACAATCCGACCGATGCAGAGCTGGTCCATGCCGTACGTAAGACAAGGGCAGGGTGA
- a CDS encoding dioxygenase family protein: MQTQTQPALFISHGAPELALETGPDAEHLRTLGRTLPTPSVILIVSAHWATRSLVINQTPQPATWHDFSGFPPALYDIRYPARSDTALAARLPALLSEAGFECQVSHDRPLDHGAWVPLSLMYPDASIPLVALSLPLSLGAKGLLRLGGALAFLRQQGVLIVGSGGYIHNLWAMESDGAPPAEWADAFSRWADARLHAREDEALADWQQSAPHAKQNHPTPEHFLPLFVALGAASPGATPVKLYDNWRYGSLSMACWRFD; encoded by the coding sequence ATGCAAACACAAACCCAACCCGCCCTGTTCATCTCGCACGGTGCCCCGGAGCTGGCGCTCGAAACCGGTCCCGACGCCGAACATCTGCGTACGCTCGGCCGCACGCTGCCGACACCCTCGGTGATCCTGATCGTGTCCGCCCACTGGGCGACGCGCAGCCTGGTAATCAACCAGACGCCGCAACCGGCCACCTGGCACGACTTCTCCGGCTTTCCACCCGCCCTGTACGACATCCGCTACCCGGCCAGGAGCGATACCGCCCTCGCCGCCCGACTGCCCGCCCTGCTTTCCGAGGCGGGCTTCGAATGTCAGGTCAGCCACGACCGGCCGCTCGACCACGGCGCATGGGTGCCACTGTCGCTGATGTACCCGGACGCCAGCATCCCGCTGGTTGCGCTGTCGCTTCCGCTGTCGCTCGGCGCCAAAGGGCTGCTGCGACTCGGCGGCGCCTTGGCCTTTCTGCGGCAACAGGGGGTTCTGATCGTCGGTTCGGGGGGCTATATCCACAATCTGTGGGCGATGGAAAGCGACGGCGCGCCGCCGGCCGAATGGGCGGACGCCTTCTCGCGCTGGGCCGATGCGCGGCTGCACGCGCGCGAGGACGAAGCGCTCGCCGACTGGCAACAAAGCGCGCCACATGCCAAGCAGAACCATCCGACCCCTGAGCACTTCCTGCCGCTGTTCGTCGCGCTCGGCGCGGCCAGCCCCGGTGCGACGCCGGTCAAGCTGTACGACAACTGGCGCTACGGTTCGCTGTCGATGGCCTGCTGGCGATTCGATTAA
- the cysK gene encoding cysteine synthase A, producing MRIANNVTDLIGNTPLVKLNRVTEGCVATVVAKLEFYNPAHSVKDRIAVAMIDAAEKAGKIGPDTIIVEPTSGNTGIGLAMVCAARGYKLTITMPETMSRERRMLLKAYGAELILTPGPEGMGGAIAKARALVEAEPDVYFMPQQFENPANPEIHRNTTAEEVWKDTDGAVDIFVAGVGTGGTITGVGEVLKSRKPGVKIVAVEPEASPVLSGGAKGPHPIQGIGAGFVPAILNTAVYDEIVRVKNDDAFVTARAMAAKEGLLVGISSGAAVWSAVQLAKQPENAGKLIVVVIPSFGERYLSTALFEDLA from the coding sequence ATGCGCATCGCGAACAACGTGACCGATCTGATCGGCAACACGCCGCTGGTCAAACTCAACCGTGTCACCGAGGGCTGTGTCGCCACGGTCGTCGCCAAGCTCGAGTTCTACAATCCGGCGCACAGCGTGAAGGACCGCATCGCGGTCGCGATGATCGACGCGGCCGAAAAGGCCGGCAAGATCGGCCCCGACACCATCATCGTCGAGCCGACCTCGGGCAACACCGGCATCGGCCTGGCGATGGTGTGCGCCGCGCGTGGCTACAAGTTGACGATCACCATGCCGGAGACGATGAGCCGCGAGCGCCGCATGCTGCTCAAGGCCTATGGCGCCGAGCTGATCCTGACCCCGGGGCCCGAAGGCATGGGCGGCGCGATCGCCAAGGCGAGGGCGCTGGTCGAAGCCGAGCCCGACGTCTACTTCATGCCGCAGCAGTTCGAGAACCCGGCCAACCCGGAAATTCACCGCAACACGACCGCCGAGGAAGTGTGGAAAGACACCGACGGCGCGGTCGACATCTTCGTCGCCGGCGTCGGCACCGGCGGCACGATCACCGGTGTCGGCGAGGTGCTGAAGTCGAGGAAGCCCGGCGTCAAGATCGTCGCGGTCGAACCAGAGGCGTCGCCGGTGCTGTCCGGCGGCGCCAAGGGCCCGCACCCGATCCAGGGCATCGGCGCCGGTTTCGTGCCGGCTATCCTGAACACCGCCGTCTACGACGAGATCGTCCGCGTGAAGAACGACGACGCCTTCGTCACCGCGCGCGCGATGGCGGCCAAGGAGGGCCTGCTCGTCGGCATCTCGTCGGGCGCCGCGGTGTGGTCGGCGGTCCAGCTCGCCAAGCAGCCCGAGAACGCCGGAAAGTTGATCGTCGTCGTGATCCCGTCGTTCGGCGAACGCTACCTGTCGACCGCGCTGTTCGAGGATCTGGCCTGA
- a CDS encoding catalase, translated as MSEPAKLTTAAGAPVADNQNSLTAGARGPVLLQDIWLLEKLAHFDRERIPERVVHAKGSGAYGTFTLTQDIARYTQAKLFNGVGKQTPVFLRFSTVAGERGAADAERDVRGFALKFYTEEGNWDLVGNNTPVFFIRDPLKFPDFIHTQKRDPKTNLRNPDAAWDFWSLHPESLHQVTILMSDRGIPKNFREMHGFGSHTFSLVNDDGERYWVKFHFKSRQGITHYTDAEAATLVGHDRESAQRDLFDNIERGNHPKWRVCVQIMPEAGAATYRFNPFDLTKVWSHKDYPLIEVGELELNRNPENYFAEVEQAAFNPGNVVPGIGFSPDRMLQGRLFSYGDTQRYRLGVNHGQLPVNAPRCPFHGAHRDGAMQTAPYGGSANYQPGTRPDSAVDQPSLTEPPLALAEAVAWRFDHRADDDDYYTQPGDLFRLLPSDEQERLFGNIARSLSGARPEVQERQLAHFDQADPAYGAGVRRALAALK; from the coding sequence ATGAGCGAACCCGCCAAACTCACCACCGCCGCCGGCGCGCCGGTCGCCGACAACCAGAACAGCCTTACTGCCGGCGCGCGCGGCCCGGTACTGCTGCAGGACATCTGGCTGCTGGAGAAGCTCGCCCACTTCGACCGCGAGCGCATTCCGGAGCGCGTGGTGCACGCCAAGGGCTCGGGCGCCTACGGCACCTTCACGCTGACCCAGGACATCGCCCGCTACACCCAAGCCAAGCTGTTCAACGGCGTCGGCAAACAGACGCCGGTGTTCCTGCGCTTCTCGACCGTGGCCGGCGAGCGCGGCGCGGCCGACGCCGAGCGCGACGTGCGCGGCTTCGCGCTGAAGTTCTATACGGAGGAAGGCAACTGGGACCTGGTCGGCAACAACACGCCGGTGTTCTTCATCCGCGACCCGCTGAAATTCCCCGACTTCATCCATACGCAAAAGCGCGACCCGAAGACCAACCTGCGCAACCCTGACGCCGCGTGGGACTTCTGGAGCCTGCACCCGGAGAGCCTGCACCAGGTCACCATCCTGATGAGCGACCGCGGCATCCCGAAGAACTTCCGCGAGATGCACGGTTTCGGCAGCCACACCTTCAGCCTCGTCAACGACGACGGTGAACGCTACTGGGTGAAGTTCCACTTCAAGAGCCGCCAGGGCATCACCCACTACACCGACGCCGAGGCGGCGACGCTGGTCGGCCACGACAGGGAAAGCGCGCAGCGCGACCTGTTCGACAACATCGAGCGCGGCAACCATCCGAAATGGCGCGTGTGCGTGCAGATCATGCCCGAGGCCGGGGCGGCGACCTACCGCTTCAACCCGTTCGACCTGACCAAGGTGTGGTCGCACAAGGACTACCCGCTGATCGAGGTCGGCGAGCTGGAGCTGAACCGCAACCCGGAGAACTACTTCGCCGAGGTCGAGCAGGCGGCGTTCAACCCGGGCAACGTCGTGCCGGGCATCGGCTTCTCGCCCGACCGCATGCTGCAGGGCCGGCTGTTCTCCTACGGCGACACGCAGCGCTACCGGCTCGGCGTCAACCACGGCCAGCTGCCGGTCAACGCGCCGCGCTGCCCCTTCCACGGCGCGCACCGCGACGGTGCGATGCAGACCGCGCCGTACGGCGGCTCGGCCAACTACCAGCCGGGCACGCGGCCGGACAGCGCGGTCGACCAGCCGTCGCTGACCGAGCCGCCGCTGGCGCTGGCCGAAGCGGTCGCCTGGCGCTTCGACCACCGCGCCGACGACGACGATTACTACACGCAGCCGGGCGACCTGTTCCGCCTGCTGCCGTCCGACGAGCAGGAAAGGCTGTTCGGCAACATCGCGCGATCGCTGTCCGGCGCACGGCCCGAGGTGCAGGAACGCCAGCTCGCGCACTTCGACCAGGCCGACCCGGCCTACGGTGCAGGCGTCAGGCGCGCGCTCGCCGCGCTCAAATAA
- a CDS encoding helix-turn-helix domain-containing protein, with translation MQMPNHTRRHQTPEEMEAALGDRLKTLRVHRNLEQTTLAERAGISVRTLRNLESGNGSSLRTLIQVLRALGREQWLETIAPVATINPLMLTREAKPRQRASKPRSKTQD, from the coding sequence ATGCAAATGCCGAACCATACTCGAAGGCATCAAACGCCAGAGGAAATGGAGGCCGCCCTGGGCGACCGGCTGAAAACGCTACGCGTGCATCGAAATCTTGAACAGACCACGCTTGCGGAGCGCGCTGGCATCAGTGTGCGGACATTGCGGAATCTTGAAAGTGGTAATGGCTCGTCGTTGCGTACACTCATCCAGGTACTTCGTGCGCTCGGGCGCGAGCAATGGTTGGAGACCATTGCTCCTGTAGCGACTATCAACCCATTGATGCTGACCAGAGAGGCCAAACCGCGCCAGCGCGCCAGCAAGCCAAGGAGCAAGACTCAGGACTGA
- the bfr gene encoding bacterioferritin, whose product MQGHPQIIALLNDLLAEELSAADQYFIHAEMYEDFGFKKLFERINHEREDELEHARTLIRRILFLGGKPDVAKRLPIKVGGDVPEMLKFDLEVEYRVADELKKVIAVCEAEKDYVTREQLMVLLEETENDHAHWLEQQLKLIDLTGLENYQQSRTGA is encoded by the coding sequence GTGCAAGGTCATCCGCAAATCATCGCCCTCCTGAACGATCTGCTCGCCGAGGAACTGTCCGCCGCCGACCAGTACTTCATCCATGCCGAGATGTATGAAGACTTCGGCTTCAAGAAGCTGTTCGAGCGCATCAACCACGAACGCGAGGACGAGCTCGAACACGCGCGCACGCTGATCCGCCGCATCCTCTTCCTCGGCGGCAAGCCCGACGTGGCTAAACGCCTGCCGATCAAGGTCGGCGGCGACGTGCCGGAAATGCTGAAGTTCGACCTCGAGGTCGAATACCGCGTCGCCGACGAACTGAAAAAGGTGATCGCGGTCTGCGAGGCCGAGAAGGACTATGTCACGCGCGAACAGCTGATGGTGCTGCTCGAGGAGACCGAGAACGACCACGCGCACTGGCTCGAACAGCAGCTGAAGCTGATCGACCTGACCGGCCTGGAAAACTACCAGCAGAGCCGGACCGGCGCATAA
- a CDS encoding PLP-dependent aminotransferase family protein: MKPETLPLYEKVADEIAGMIASGTFRPGERLPSLREVRMRRQVSMTTVQESFRLLEDRGLIEARPQSGFFVRARQPAPPAVSCPCPEPQPVVTNPLMWRYLRYVAASGGETSFACATPAAELYPARALNSLLAQVMRQQPGLLAEYGRSDGLPELCRQIARRTLDWGHALSADDVLITNGCIEALNLCLQAVTQPGDVVAIESPCYFGVLQLLENRGLKGLEIPTDPLTGMSLEALELATRSGDVKAVIVASNFSNPLGALMPEDHKRRLVTMLDARNIPLIEDDVYGDFYFGRERPLPAKAFDRSGNVLYCTSFTKQALPGLRVGWVAGGRYHAQLQMQKFSVSFCTPPLMQAVTAEFLAAGGFDRHMRQLRRTLCRQVRETLEVVQDAFPEGTRLAEPQGGFLLWLELPEGADSRALFDAALEEGIGFTPGQLFSPRDEFSRCLRLSCGFPLTPRREAALRRLGELARLQLEDRGQG; the protein is encoded by the coding sequence ATGAAACCCGAAACGCTCCCGCTGTACGAAAAAGTCGCCGACGAGATCGCCGGCATGATCGCCTCCGGCACCTTCCGTCCCGGCGAGCGACTGCCGTCACTGCGCGAGGTGCGCATGCGCCGGCAGGTCAGCATGACCACGGTGCAGGAGTCTTTCCGACTGCTCGAAGACCGCGGCCTGATCGAGGCGCGGCCGCAGTCGGGCTTTTTCGTGCGCGCGCGCCAGCCGGCGCCGCCGGCGGTGTCGTGTCCGTGCCCCGAGCCGCAGCCGGTGGTGACCAACCCACTGATGTGGCGCTACCTGCGCTACGTCGCCGCCTCCGGTGGCGAGACCAGCTTCGCCTGCGCGACGCCGGCAGCCGAGCTGTACCCGGCGCGCGCGCTCAACAGCCTGCTCGCGCAGGTGATGCGCCAGCAGCCGGGGCTGTTGGCCGAGTACGGCCGCAGCGACGGCCTGCCCGAGCTGTGCCGGCAGATCGCGCGGCGCACGCTCGACTGGGGGCACGCGCTGTCGGCCGACGACGTGCTGATCACCAACGGCTGCATCGAGGCGCTCAACCTGTGCCTGCAGGCGGTGACGCAGCCGGGCGACGTGGTCGCGATCGAGTCGCCGTGCTACTTCGGCGTGCTGCAGCTGCTGGAAAACCGCGGCCTGAAGGGGCTGGAGATCCCGACCGACCCGCTGACCGGCATGTCGCTCGAGGCGCTCGAGCTGGCGACGCGCTCGGGCGACGTGAAGGCGGTGATCGTCGCCAGCAACTTCAGCAACCCGCTCGGCGCGCTGATGCCCGAAGACCACAAGCGTCGCCTGGTGACGATGCTCGACGCGCGCAATATCCCGCTGATCGAGGACGACGTCTACGGCGATTTCTACTTCGGCCGCGAGCGCCCGTTGCCGGCCAAGGCGTTCGACCGCTCGGGCAATGTGCTGTACTGCACCTCGTTTACCAAGCAGGCGTTGCCGGGGCTGCGCGTCGGCTGGGTCGCCGGCGGCCGTTACCACGCGCAGTTGCAGATGCAGAAGTTCTCGGTCAGCTTCTGTACGCCTCCCTTGATGCAGGCGGTGACCGCCGAATTCCTCGCCGCCGGCGGTTTCGACCGCCACATGCGCCAGTTGCGCCGCACACTGTGCCGCCAGGTGCGCGAGACGCTGGAAGTCGTGCAGGACGCCTTCCCCGAGGGCACGAGGTTGGCCGAGCCGCAGGGCGGGTTCTTGCTGTGGCTGGAGTTGCCAGAGGGGGCCGACAGCCGCGCGCTGTTCGACGCGGCGCTGGAAGAGGGGATCGGTTTCACGCCGGGCCAGCTGTTCTCTCCACGCGATGAATTCTCGCGTTGCCTGAGGCTGTCTTGCGGTTTCCCGCTGACGCCGCGCCGCGAGGCGGCGCTGCGTCGTCTGGGCGAACTCGCGCGTCTTCAATTGGAAGACCGGGGCCAGGGCTAG
- a CDS encoding dihydroorotate oxidase: MDIDLSVSWLGLEMKSPLYNASGVMCRSVEDLEAMRASSAGALITKSCTLEPREGNPEPRYFATKLGTINSMGLPNYGYQYYLDYAEQYDYANNKPLFISISGMTLADNLAIIKAFHERELPCILEVNLSCPNLPGKPQLGYDLPAAQNALEKICEFYDRPFGVKLPPYFDVSHFDQAAEVFNRFDLLKYVTCINSVGNGLVIDVDAESVVIKPKDGLGGIGGDYVLPTSLANVREFVRRLPGKQVVGCGGVKSGAEAFMHILAGAITVQVGSCLYEEGVGAFDRIAQELKDLMAAKGYQKLDDFRGKLKTL; the protein is encoded by the coding sequence ATGGATATCGATCTTTCCGTCTCCTGGCTCGGGCTCGAAATGAAGAGCCCGCTCTACAACGCGTCCGGCGTGATGTGCCGCAGCGTCGAAGACCTGGAGGCGATGCGCGCCTCCAGCGCCGGCGCGCTGATCACTAAGAGCTGCACGCTCGAGCCGCGCGAGGGCAACCCGGAGCCGCGCTATTTCGCGACAAAGCTTGGCACCATCAACTCGATGGGGCTGCCGAACTACGGCTACCAGTACTACCTCGACTACGCCGAGCAGTACGACTACGCAAACAACAAGCCGCTGTTCATCTCGATCTCGGGCATGACGCTGGCCGACAACCTGGCGATCATCAAGGCCTTCCACGAGCGCGAACTGCCGTGCATCCTGGAGGTGAACCTGTCGTGTCCGAACCTGCCGGGCAAGCCGCAGCTCGGCTACGACCTGCCGGCCGCGCAGAACGCGCTGGAAAAGATCTGTGAATTCTACGACCGTCCGTTCGGCGTGAAACTGCCGCCGTACTTCGACGTGTCGCACTTCGACCAGGCCGCCGAGGTGTTCAACCGCTTCGATCTGCTGAAGTACGTGACCTGCATCAACTCGGTCGGCAACGGCCTGGTGATCGACGTCGACGCCGAGTCGGTGGTGATCAAGCCGAAGGACGGTCTCGGCGGTATCGGCGGTGACTACGTGCTGCCGACCTCGCTGGCCAACGTGCGCGAGTTCGTGCGCCGTTTGCCGGGCAAGCAGGTGGTCGGTTGCGGCGGCGTCAAGAGCGGCGCCGAAGCCTTCATGCACATCCTGGCCGGCGCGATCACCGTGCAGGTCGGTTCCTGCCTGTATGAAGAGGGCGTCGGCGCCTTCGACCGCATCGCGCAGGAACTGAAGGACCTGATGGCGGCCAAGGGCTACCAGAAGCTCGACGACTTCCGCGGCAAGCTCAAGACGCTGTAA
- a CDS encoding glutathione peroxidase, which translates to MSARLEDFLTTLPALNGLPLDPDAFAGRVVLVVNTASRCGFTPQYEGLEALYQRYRGRGLVVLGCPCNQFGEQEPGDAAAITVFCQKNFGVTFPMSEKIDVNGPHAHPLWQWLTAAKPGFLGTRRIKWNFTKFLIDQNGRVVRRFAPQTKPEQLAARIEKLLG; encoded by the coding sequence ATGAGTGCCCGACTCGAAGACTTCCTGACAACCCTGCCGGCGTTGAACGGCCTGCCGCTCGACCCGGATGCCTTCGCCGGCCGCGTCGTGCTGGTCGTCAATACCGCCAGCCGCTGCGGCTTCACGCCGCAGTACGAAGGCCTCGAGGCGCTTTACCAGCGCTACCGCGGCCGCGGCTTGGTGGTGCTCGGCTGTCCGTGCAACCAGTTCGGCGAGCAGGAACCGGGTGACGCGGCGGCGATCACCGTGTTCTGCCAGAAGAACTTCGGCGTGACCTTCCCGATGAGCGAAAAGATCGACGTCAACGGCCCGCACGCGCACCCGCTGTGGCAGTGGCTGACCGCTGCGAAGCCGGGTTTCCTGGGCACGCGCCGCATCAAGTGGAACTTCACCAAGTTCCTGATCGACCAGAACGGCCGCGTCGTGCGCCGCTTCGCGCCGCAGACCAAGCCGGAACAGCTCGCCGCGCGCATCGAGAAGCTGCTCGGCTAG
- the dcd gene encoding dCTP deaminase, giving the protein MSIKSDKWIRRMAEQDGMIAPFESNQIKSVNGEKVISFGTSSYGYDIRCADEFKVFTNINSTIVDPKNFDPDSFVEVSGKGYCIIPPNSFALARTVEYFRIPRSVLTVCLGKSTYARCGIIVNVTPFEPEWEGYVTLEFSNTTPLPAKIYANEGVAQVLFFESDEVCDVSYKDRAGKYMGQSGVTLPRP; this is encoded by the coding sequence ATGAGCATCAAGTCCGACAAGTGGATCCGCCGCATGGCCGAGCAGGACGGCATGATCGCCCCGTTCGAGTCGAACCAGATCAAGTCCGTCAACGGCGAAAAGGTGATCTCCTTCGGCACGTCGAGCTACGGCTACGATATCCGCTGCGCCGACGAATTCAAGGTGTTCACCAACATCAACAGCACCATCGTCGACCCGAAGAACTTCGACCCGGACTCCTTCGTAGAGGTGTCGGGCAAGGGCTACTGCATCATCCCGCCGAACTCGTTCGCGCTGGCGCGCACCGTCGAGTACTTCCGCATCCCGCGCTCGGTGCTGACGGTGTGCCTCGGCAAGTCGACCTACGCGCGTTGCGGCATCATCGTCAACGTCACGCCGTTCGAGCCGGAATGGGAAGGCTACGTGACGCTGGAGTTCTCTAACACCACGCCGCTGCCGGCCAAGATCTACGCCAACGAAGGCGTCGCCCAGGTGCTGTTCTTCGAATCCGACGAGGTGTGCGACGTGTCGTACAAGGACCGCGCCGGCAAGTACATGGGCCAGAGCGGTGTCACGCTGCCGCGCCCGTAA